A region of Solanum dulcamara chromosome 7, daSolDulc1.2, whole genome shotgun sequence DNA encodes the following proteins:
- the LOC129896878 gene encoding coatomer subunit beta'-2-like isoform X2: MPLRLEIKRKLAQRSERVKCVDLHPTEPWILASLYSGTVCIWNYQTQTMVKSFEATELPVRSAKFIARKQWVVAGADDMYIRVYNYNTMDKVKVFEAHTDYIRCVAVHPSLSYVLSSSDDMLIKLWDWEKGWLCTQIFEGHSHYVMQVTFNPKDTNTFASASLDRTIKIWNLGSPDPNFTLDAHLKGVNCVDYFTGGDKPYLISGSDDHTAKVWDYQTKSCVQTLEGHTHNVSAVCFHPELPIIITGSEDGTVRIWHATTYRLENTLNYGLERVWAVGCMRSSRRVVIGYDEGTIMVKIGREEPVASMDNSGKIIWAKHNEVQTVNIKSVGADYEVTDGERLPLAVKELGTCDLYPQSLKHNPNGRFVVVCGDGEYIIYTALAWRNRSFGSALEFVWSSDGEYAVRESTSRIKIFSKNFQEKKSIRPTFSAERIYGGTLLAMCSNEFICFYDWADCRLIRRIDVNVKNLYWADSGDLVAIASDTSFYILKYNRDVVSAHLDSGRSVDEQGVEEAFELLYEINERVRTGIWVGDCFIYNNSSWRLNYCVGGEVTTMFHLDRPMYLLGYLANQSRVFLIDKEFNVIGYTLLLSLIEYKTLVMRDDWDRANEVLPSIPKEHHNSVAHFLESRGMVEEALEVATEPDYRFDLAIQLGKLDIAKDIAVVAQSESKWKQLGELAMSAGMLEMAEECLKYANDLSGLLLLYSSLGDAEGITELATLAKEQGKNNVTFLCMFLLGKVEECIQLLVDSNRVPEAAFMARSYLPSKVSEIVAIWKNDLSKVNQKAAEALADPEEYPNMFEHWQVACAVESRVAEERGDYPPATEYVNHADRSTNNLVEAFSNMRMDEEPLENGDMDHEVAEQSGDEVQELGQAAQNEGQEEPVVVDADSTDGAVLVNGTEAEEWVLTPRH; the protein is encoded by the exons ACAATGGTTAAATCTTTCGAGGCGACTGAATTACCAG TTAGGTCAGCAAAGTTTATAGCACGCAAGCAATGGGTTGTTGCCGGTGCTGATGATATGTACATCCGTGTATACAATTACAATACAATGGACAAGGTCAAAGTATTCGAAGCGCACACTGATTATATTAGGTGTGTGGCTGTTCATCCTTCTCTATCATATGTGCTGTCATCTTCTGATGACATGCTTATAAAGCTATGGGACTGGGAGAAAGGATGGCTATGCACTCAAATTTTTGAGGGTCATTCCCATTATGTGATGCAAGTCACTTTTAATCCAAAAGACACCAATACATTTGCCAGTGCATCTCTTGATCGGACTATAAAG ATTTGGAACCTCGGCTCGCCTGACCCAAACTTCACATTGGATGCACATCTAAAAGGGGTCAATTGTGTAGACTATTTCACTGGTGGTGACAAACCTTATTTGATCAGTGGTTCTGATGACCACACTGCTAAG GTCTGGGACTATCAGACTAAAAGTTGTGTCCAGACTCTTGAAGGCCATACACACAATGTCTCCGCCGTATGTTTTCATCCTGAGCTTCCTATTATAATTACGGGGTCTGAAGATGGTACAGTTCGTATATGGCATGCAACCACTTATAG ACTTGAGAACACTTTGAATTACGGTCTTGAAAGAGTTTGGGCAGTTGGTTGCATGAGAAGTTCAAGAAG GGTTGTAATAGGTTATGATGAGGGCACTATCATGGTAAAAATTGGCCGAGAAGAACCCGTTGCCAGCATGGATAACAGTGGAAAAATTATATGGGCTAAGCACAATGAAGTGCAAACTGTCAACATCAAGAGTGTGGGGGCGGATTACGAG GTTACTGATGGAGAAAGGCTGCCTTTGGCTGTCAAGGAATTGGGAACTTGTGACCTCTATCCACAA AGCTTGAAGCATAATCCAAATGGaaggtttgttgttgtttgtggAGATGGAGAGTATATCATATATACTGCTCTAGCATGGAGAAATAGGTCATTTGGTTCAGCTCTGGAATTTGTTTGGTCTTCTGATGGAGAATATGCTGTGAGAGAAAGTACGTCAAGGATTAAGATCTTCAGCAAAAATTTTCAG GAAAAGAAGAGTATCCGCCCTACTTTCTCAGCTGAGCGCATCTATGGAGGTACTCTATTGGCGATGTGCTCAAATGAGTTCATTTGTTTCTATGATTGGGCCGACTGCAGGTTGATACGGCGAATTGATGTTAATGTGAAG AATCTCTACTGGGCGGACAGTGGTGATCTGGTGGCAATTGCAAGTGATACATCCTTCTACATACTCAAGTATAAT CGTGATGTGGTTTCTGCCCATTTAGATAGTGGAAGATCAGTAGATGAGCAAGGTGTTGAAGAAGCTTTTGAACTTCTTTATGAGATAAATGAACGGGTCAGAACCGGAATTTGGGTTGGTGATTGCTTCATTTACAATAATTCTTCCTGGAGACTTAACTACTGTGTTGGTGGTGAG GTGACCACAATGTTTCATTTAGACCGGCCTATGTACCTGCTCGGATATCTGGCTAACCAGAGTAGGGTTTTTTTGATTGACAAAGAGTTCAA TGTCATTGGGTATACTTTACTGCTCAGCCTGATCGAGTACAAGACACTTGTGATGCGCGATGACTGGGACAGAGCAAATGAGGTGCTGCCATCGATTCCTAAGGAGCACCATAATAG TGTTGCTCATTTCCTGGAGTCGCGAGGTATGGTAGAAGAAGCATTAGAAGTTGCAACAGAGCCTGACTACAGATTTGATCTAGCCATACAGCTGGGAAAATTAGATATTGCAAAG GATATTGCAGTGGTAGCTCAAAGTGAGTCCAAATGGAAGCAGTTGGGTGAACTAGCTATGTCTGCCGGAATG CTGGAGATGGCAGAGGAATGTCTGAAATATGCCAATGACTTGAGTGGTCTGTTGCTACTCTATTCTTCACTAGGAGATGCTGAAGGAATAACTGAACTAGCAACTCTTGCCAAAGAGCAGGGGAAAAACAATGTCACATTCCTTTGCATGTTCCTTTTGGGTAAAGTGGAGGAATGCATTCAGCTATTGGTTGATAG CAATCGGGTACCTGAGGCTGCTTTTATGGCTAGATCTTATCTGCCAAGTAAGGTTTCTGAAATAGTTGCAATTTGGAAGAACGACCTCAGTAAG GTTAACCAGAAAGCAGCAGAAGCTTTGGCTGATCCTGAAGAATATCCTAATATGTTTGAGCACTGGCAAGTTGCATGTGCTGTTGAATCTAGAGTTGCAGAAGAAAG GGGTGACTACCCACCAGCAACAGAATATGTAAATCATGCTGATAGATCAACTAACAACCTTGTAGAAGCTTTCAGCAACATGAGAATGGATGAAGAACCACTTGAAAATGGAGATATGGACCACGAG GTTGCAGAACAGAGTGGTGATGAGGTGCAAGAACTGGGGCAAGCTGCACAAAATGAGGGACAAGAAGAGCCTGTGGTTGTGGATGCTGACTCTACTGACGGTGCAGTACTCGTTAATGGAACTGAGGCAGAAGAGTGGG TGCTTACACCACGTCACTAG
- the LOC129896878 gene encoding coatomer subunit beta'-2-like isoform X1: MPLRLEIKRKLAQRSERVKCVDLHPTEPWILASLYSGTVCIWNYQTQTMVKSFEATELPVRSAKFIARKQWVVAGADDMYIRVYNYNTMDKVKVFEAHTDYIRCVAVHPSLSYVLSSSDDMLIKLWDWEKGWLCTQIFEGHSHYVMQVTFNPKDTNTFASASLDRTIKIWNLGSPDPNFTLDAHLKGVNCVDYFTGGDKPYLISGSDDHTAKVWDYQTKSCVQTLEGHTHNVSAVCFHPELPIIITGSEDGTVRIWHATTYRLENTLNYGLERVWAVGCMRSSRRVVIGYDEGTIMVKIGREEPVASMDNSGKIIWAKHNEVQTVNIKSVGADYEVTDGERLPLAVKELGTCDLYPQSLKHNPNGRFVVVCGDGEYIIYTALAWRNRSFGSALEFVWSSDGEYAVRESTSRIKIFSKNFQEKKSIRPTFSAERIYGGTLLAMCSNEFICFYDWADCRLIRRIDVNVKNLYWADSGDLVAIASDTSFYILKYNRDVVSAHLDSGRSVDEQGVEEAFELLYEINERVRTGIWVGDCFIYNNSSWRLNYCVGGEVTTMFHLDRPMYLLGYLANQSRVFLIDKEFNVIGYTLLLSLIEYKTLVMRDDWDRANEVLPSIPKEHHNSVAHFLESRGMVEEALEVATEPDYRFDLAIQLGKLDIAKDIAVVAQSESKWKQLGELAMSAGMLEMAEECLKYANDLSGLLLLYSSLGDAEGITELATLAKEQGKNNVTFLCMFLLGKVEECIQLLVDSNRVPEAAFMARSYLPSKVSEIVAIWKNDLSKVNQKAAEALADPEEYPNMFEHWQVACAVESRVAEERGDYPPATEYVNHADRSTNNLVEAFSNMRMDEEPLENGDMDHEVAEQSGDEVQELGQAAQNEGQEEPVVVDADSTDGAVLVNGTEAEEWGTNTEGKPSA, encoded by the exons ACAATGGTTAAATCTTTCGAGGCGACTGAATTACCAG TTAGGTCAGCAAAGTTTATAGCACGCAAGCAATGGGTTGTTGCCGGTGCTGATGATATGTACATCCGTGTATACAATTACAATACAATGGACAAGGTCAAAGTATTCGAAGCGCACACTGATTATATTAGGTGTGTGGCTGTTCATCCTTCTCTATCATATGTGCTGTCATCTTCTGATGACATGCTTATAAAGCTATGGGACTGGGAGAAAGGATGGCTATGCACTCAAATTTTTGAGGGTCATTCCCATTATGTGATGCAAGTCACTTTTAATCCAAAAGACACCAATACATTTGCCAGTGCATCTCTTGATCGGACTATAAAG ATTTGGAACCTCGGCTCGCCTGACCCAAACTTCACATTGGATGCACATCTAAAAGGGGTCAATTGTGTAGACTATTTCACTGGTGGTGACAAACCTTATTTGATCAGTGGTTCTGATGACCACACTGCTAAG GTCTGGGACTATCAGACTAAAAGTTGTGTCCAGACTCTTGAAGGCCATACACACAATGTCTCCGCCGTATGTTTTCATCCTGAGCTTCCTATTATAATTACGGGGTCTGAAGATGGTACAGTTCGTATATGGCATGCAACCACTTATAG ACTTGAGAACACTTTGAATTACGGTCTTGAAAGAGTTTGGGCAGTTGGTTGCATGAGAAGTTCAAGAAG GGTTGTAATAGGTTATGATGAGGGCACTATCATGGTAAAAATTGGCCGAGAAGAACCCGTTGCCAGCATGGATAACAGTGGAAAAATTATATGGGCTAAGCACAATGAAGTGCAAACTGTCAACATCAAGAGTGTGGGGGCGGATTACGAG GTTACTGATGGAGAAAGGCTGCCTTTGGCTGTCAAGGAATTGGGAACTTGTGACCTCTATCCACAA AGCTTGAAGCATAATCCAAATGGaaggtttgttgttgtttgtggAGATGGAGAGTATATCATATATACTGCTCTAGCATGGAGAAATAGGTCATTTGGTTCAGCTCTGGAATTTGTTTGGTCTTCTGATGGAGAATATGCTGTGAGAGAAAGTACGTCAAGGATTAAGATCTTCAGCAAAAATTTTCAG GAAAAGAAGAGTATCCGCCCTACTTTCTCAGCTGAGCGCATCTATGGAGGTACTCTATTGGCGATGTGCTCAAATGAGTTCATTTGTTTCTATGATTGGGCCGACTGCAGGTTGATACGGCGAATTGATGTTAATGTGAAG AATCTCTACTGGGCGGACAGTGGTGATCTGGTGGCAATTGCAAGTGATACATCCTTCTACATACTCAAGTATAAT CGTGATGTGGTTTCTGCCCATTTAGATAGTGGAAGATCAGTAGATGAGCAAGGTGTTGAAGAAGCTTTTGAACTTCTTTATGAGATAAATGAACGGGTCAGAACCGGAATTTGGGTTGGTGATTGCTTCATTTACAATAATTCTTCCTGGAGACTTAACTACTGTGTTGGTGGTGAG GTGACCACAATGTTTCATTTAGACCGGCCTATGTACCTGCTCGGATATCTGGCTAACCAGAGTAGGGTTTTTTTGATTGACAAAGAGTTCAA TGTCATTGGGTATACTTTACTGCTCAGCCTGATCGAGTACAAGACACTTGTGATGCGCGATGACTGGGACAGAGCAAATGAGGTGCTGCCATCGATTCCTAAGGAGCACCATAATAG TGTTGCTCATTTCCTGGAGTCGCGAGGTATGGTAGAAGAAGCATTAGAAGTTGCAACAGAGCCTGACTACAGATTTGATCTAGCCATACAGCTGGGAAAATTAGATATTGCAAAG GATATTGCAGTGGTAGCTCAAAGTGAGTCCAAATGGAAGCAGTTGGGTGAACTAGCTATGTCTGCCGGAATG CTGGAGATGGCAGAGGAATGTCTGAAATATGCCAATGACTTGAGTGGTCTGTTGCTACTCTATTCTTCACTAGGAGATGCTGAAGGAATAACTGAACTAGCAACTCTTGCCAAAGAGCAGGGGAAAAACAATGTCACATTCCTTTGCATGTTCCTTTTGGGTAAAGTGGAGGAATGCATTCAGCTATTGGTTGATAG CAATCGGGTACCTGAGGCTGCTTTTATGGCTAGATCTTATCTGCCAAGTAAGGTTTCTGAAATAGTTGCAATTTGGAAGAACGACCTCAGTAAG GTTAACCAGAAAGCAGCAGAAGCTTTGGCTGATCCTGAAGAATATCCTAATATGTTTGAGCACTGGCAAGTTGCATGTGCTGTTGAATCTAGAGTTGCAGAAGAAAG GGGTGACTACCCACCAGCAACAGAATATGTAAATCATGCTGATAGATCAACTAACAACCTTGTAGAAGCTTTCAGCAACATGAGAATGGATGAAGAACCACTTGAAAATGGAGATATGGACCACGAG GTTGCAGAACAGAGTGGTGATGAGGTGCAAGAACTGGGGCAAGCTGCACAAAATGAGGGACAAGAAGAGCCTGTGGTTGTGGATGCTGACTCTACTGACGGTGCAGTACTCGTTAATGGAACTGAGGCAGAAGAGTGGGGTACGAATACTGAAGGAAAACCGTCAGCCTAA